From a single Kitasatospora sp. NBC_00458 genomic region:
- a CDS encoding HAD family hydrolase produces the protein MTIRAVVFDVGECLVDETREYGTWADWLGVPRHTFVSTLGATIARGLDYRETFQIFAPGFDLYEERDKRAAAGRPETFGEEDLYPDVRPALARLRADGLWLAIAGNQTLRAGAILRELFADDVDLIGTSDDWGTSKPDPLFFERVAAATPVAPAEILYVGDRLDNDVLPAARASMRTALIRRGPWGWIQQHDPDAARATFRIDSLTDLPKLIAKANAEAN, from the coding sequence ATGACGATCAGGGCTGTGGTGTTCGACGTCGGCGAGTGCCTGGTGGACGAGACCCGCGAGTACGGCACCTGGGCCGACTGGCTGGGCGTGCCGCGCCACACCTTCGTCTCCACCCTCGGCGCGACGATCGCCCGGGGGCTCGACTACCGGGAGACGTTCCAGATCTTCGCCCCGGGCTTCGACCTCTACGAGGAGCGGGATAAGCGTGCGGCCGCCGGGCGACCGGAGACCTTCGGCGAGGAGGACCTGTACCCCGACGTCCGCCCGGCACTGGCACGACTCCGTGCGGACGGCCTCTGGCTGGCCATCGCCGGAAACCAGACCCTACGGGCAGGCGCCATCCTGCGGGAGCTGTTCGCCGACGACGTCGATCTGATCGGCACCTCCGACGACTGGGGAACCAGCAAGCCCGACCCGCTGTTCTTCGAACGCGTGGCAGCGGCGACACCGGTCGCTCCCGCCGAGATCCTCTACGTCGGCGACCGCCTCGACAACGACGTGCTCCCCGCCGCCCGGGCATCAATGCGGACGGCGCTCATCCGGCGCGGCCCATGGGGATGGATCCAGCAGCACGACCCGGACGCCGCCCGCGCCACCTTCCGGATCGACTCGCTGACCGACCTGCCCAAGCTGATCGCGAAGGCTAACGCTGAAGCGAACTGA